One stretch of Streptococcus australis DNA includes these proteins:
- a CDS encoding cytosine permease, protein MSKMNDFIQQETITGIVPMTNKDRQYSFWDLFLSTSGFAIATWCYTQGAYVAQYLTFNQMLINIFSFNIIWVFIECLPILFAVKYGIDLWIWLRAVLGKKGVALLSTIISLANFGWYAVAANLFASSMIHLGNNFGLGLDKGVWAPILGTLCVLLGTLIALGGPEVIKWTNRFLVIALLIVGLIIVGICFVAVPITDIMNIQPATQGDLTPLERFMLSGEGNVAFAFSWSTQALVLPRLAKSERSGYWATALSYGVVAPFFVATGGVMALAMFVKTGVYESDPTTMLSTLSTPAFALLSLLLVAFANIGTQGTGSYVNCMIVKSGMPKVSYKLMVWIAMVYVSLLTIWGGVEEYFGSFISLAAYIQGPIIGMIVVDYFILRKRKLDLRSAYFLEGHDAYEFTKGFNLVGLSCVFISLLVAVLFVYNPVTAQIQSSIFLITTGSGFTAIFGGLLYWLASLTPLKRYMIKDRDSVTI, encoded by the coding sequence ATGTCTAAGATGAATGACTTTATTCAACAGGAGACCATAACGGGAATTGTTCCCATGACCAACAAGGATCGTCAGTATTCTTTCTGGGATCTCTTTCTGTCGACAAGTGGTTTTGCCATTGCGACTTGGTGTTATACCCAAGGAGCCTATGTGGCTCAATATTTGACCTTTAATCAAATGTTGATTAATATTTTTAGTTTCAACATTATTTGGGTTTTTATCGAATGTCTCCCAATTTTGTTTGCGGTTAAATATGGAATTGATTTGTGGATTTGGTTGAGGGCTGTCTTAGGAAAAAAAGGGGTAGCCTTGCTATCAACCATTATTAGTTTGGCTAACTTTGGCTGGTATGCCGTTGCGGCCAATCTTTTTGCCAGTTCCATGATTCATTTAGGGAATAATTTTGGACTTGGCTTAGACAAGGGAGTATGGGCACCGATTCTAGGCACTCTCTGTGTTCTCCTTGGAACGCTGATTGCGCTGGGAGGTCCAGAAGTGATTAAATGGACCAATCGATTCTTGGTAATCGCCTTGTTGATTGTCGGTCTGATTATCGTTGGAATCTGTTTTGTAGCCGTTCCTATTACTGACATTATGAACATTCAACCAGCGACCCAAGGAGATTTAACTCCACTAGAACGCTTCATGCTTTCTGGGGAAGGAAATGTAGCCTTTGCCTTCTCTTGGTCTACACAGGCGCTGGTCTTGCCACGTTTGGCAAAATCAGAACGCAGTGGCTATTGGGCTACAGCTTTATCATACGGGGTTGTCGCTCCATTCTTTGTTGCGACAGGTGGAGTAATGGCTCTAGCCATGTTTGTCAAAACAGGTGTCTATGAAAGTGATCCAACGACGATGCTTTCAACTCTAAGCACCCCAGCCTTTGCTCTCTTAAGTCTACTACTAGTAGCCTTTGCCAATATTGGAACCCAGGGTACAGGATCGTACGTGAACTGTATGATTGTAAAAAGTGGGATGCCAAAAGTAAGCTATAAACTAATGGTTTGGATTGCCATGGTATACGTGAGCCTACTTACAATCTGGGGAGGAGTGGAAGAGTACTTCGGTTCCTTCATCTCACTAGCCGCTTATATTCAGGGTCCCATTATCGGAATGATTGTTGTTGACTACTTTATCTTAAGAAAACGAAAACTCGATTTGCGTTCAGCCTATTTCCTTGAAGGGCATGACGCCTATGAATTCACTAAGGGATTTAACCTAGTTGGCTTATCTTGCGTATTTATCTCCTTATTGGTAGCAGTACTATTTGTTTACAACCCTGTAACTGCACAAATTCAAAGTTCAATCTTTTTAATCACGACTGGTAGTGGCTTTACTGCGATCTTTGGTGGTTTATTGTACTGGCTAGCTAGCTTAACCCCGTTAAAACGCTATATGATCAAGGATCGGGACTCAGTTACTATTTAA
- a CDS encoding cytosine permease: MSKMNDFIQQETITGIVPMTNKDRQYSFWDLFLSTSGFAIATWCYTQGAYVAQYLTFNQMLINIFSFNIIWVFIECLPILFAVKYGIDLWIWLRAVLGRKGVAVLSTVISLANFGWYAVTANLFASSMIHLGNNFGLGLDKGVWAPILGTLCVLLGTLIALGGPEVIKGTNRFLVVALLFVGLIIVGICFVAVPIRDIMNVQPAIQENLTPIERFMMSGEGNVAVAFSWSTQAFVLPRLAKSERSGYWATALSYGVVAPFFAATGGVMALAMFVKTGVYESDPTTMLSTLSTPAFALLSLLLVAFANIGTQGTGSYVNCMIVKSGMPKVSYKLMVWIAMIYVSLLTIWGGVDEYFGSFISLAAYIQGPIIGMIVVDYFILRKRKLDLRSAYFLEGHDAYEFTDGFNLVGLSCVIISLLVTVLFVYNPITKHIQSPMFLLTTGSGFTAIFGGLLYWLASLTPLKRYMIKDRDSVTI, from the coding sequence ATGTCCAAGATGAATGATTTCATTCAACAGGAGACGATAACGGGAATCGTTCCCATGACCAACAAGGATCGTCAGTATTCTTTCTGGGATCTCTTCTTATCGACAAGTGGTTTTGCCATCGCAACTTGGTGTTATACCCAAGGAGCTTATGTAGCTCAATATTTGACCTTTAATCAAATGTTGATTAATATTTTTAGTTTCAACATTATCTGGGTTTTTATCGAATGTCTCCCAATCTTGTTTGCAGTTAAATATGGAATTGATTTATGGATTTGGTTGAGAGCTGTTCTAGGTAGAAAAGGGGTAGCTGTTCTATCAACTGTGATTAGTCTGGCAAATTTTGGTTGGTACGCCGTGACCGCCAATCTTTTTGCCAGCTCCATGATTCATTTGGGAAATAATTTTGGACTTGGTTTAGATAAGGGAGTATGGGCACCGATTCTAGGCACTCTCTGTGTTCTCCTTGGAACGCTGATTGCTCTTGGGGGTCCAGAGGTGATTAAAGGCACTAATCGCTTTCTAGTGGTAGCCTTGTTATTTGTTGGGCTAATCATCGTTGGGATCTGTTTTGTTGCGGTTCCGATTAGGGATATTATGAATGTCCAACCTGCCATTCAAGAAAATTTGACACCGATTGAACGTTTTATGATGTCAGGGGAAGGAAATGTGGCCGTAGCCTTTTCTTGGTCTACACAAGCCTTTGTCTTGCCACGTTTGGCAAAATCAGAACGTAGTGGCTATTGGGCTACAGCCTTGTCATATGGGGTTGTTGCGCCATTCTTTGCTGCGACAGGTGGAGTGATGGCTCTAGCCATGTTTGTCAAAACAGGTGTCTATGAAAGTGACCCAACGACAATGCTTTCAACGTTGAGCACTCCAGCCTTTGCTCTCTTAAGTCTACTATTAGTAGCCTTCGCCAATATTGGAACCCAGGGTACAGGATCGTACGTGAACTGTATGATTGTAAAAAGTGGGATGCCCAAAGTAAGCTATAAGCTAATGGTTTGGATTGCCATGATTTATGTGAGCCTACTCACCATCTGGGGAGGAGTGGATGAATACTTCGGTTCCTTCATCTCGCTGGCTGCCTATATTCAAGGCCCCATTATCGGAATGATTGTTGTTGACTACTTTATCTTAAGAAAACGAAAACTTGATTTGCGTTCAGCCTATTTCCTTGAAGGACATGACGCCTATGAGTTTACAGATGGTTTTAACTTAGTGGGATTATCTTGTGTAATCATTTCCTTATTAGTTACGGTATTATTTGTTTACAATCCTATAACAAAGCATATCCAGAGTCCTATGTTTTTGCTCACAACTGGTAGTGGCTTTACTGCGATCTTTGGTGGTTTATTGTACTGGCTAGCTAGCTTAACTCCGTTAAAACGCTATATGATTAAGGATAGAGATTCCGTTACGATTTAA
- a CDS encoding CBS domain-containing protein, whose translation MAVKDFMTRKVVYISPDTTVAHAADLMREQGLHRLPVIENDQLVGLVTEGTIAEASPSKATSLSIYEMNYLLNKTKVKDVMIRNVITVSGYASLEDATYLMLKNKIGILPVVDNQQVYGVITDRDVFQAFLEIAGYGEEGIRVRFITENEVGVLGKIVNLIAEENLNISHTVNIPRKDGKVVIEVQIDGTIDLTALKEKFEAQGIQVEEIARTSAKKL comes from the coding sequence ATGGCAGTTAAAGATTTTATGACCCGCAAGGTAGTTTATATCAGTCCTGATACGACTGTAGCACATGCAGCAGATTTGATGCGCGAGCAGGGCTTGCACCGATTACCTGTTATCGAAAATGATCAATTGGTTGGTCTTGTAACAGAAGGAACCATCGCAGAGGCAAGTCCATCTAAAGCAACCAGTCTTTCAATTTACGAGATGAATTATCTTCTCAATAAGACCAAAGTTAAAGACGTCATGATTCGCAATGTTATAACAGTCTCAGGTTATGCTAGTCTAGAGGATGCGACCTACCTGATGTTGAAAAACAAGATTGGTATTTTACCAGTTGTTGATAACCAGCAGGTATATGGAGTGATTACGGACCGCGATGTCTTCCAAGCCTTTTTGGAAATTGCAGGTTATGGAGAAGAAGGGATTCGTGTTCGGTTTATTACGGAAAATGAAGTCGGGGTTTTGGGCAAGATTGTGAACTTGATTGCTGAGGAAAATTTGAATATTTCTCACACGGTTAATATCCCTCGTAAGGATGGTAAGGTTGTCATTGAGGTTCAAATTGATGGAACGATTGATTTAACTGCCCTGAAGGAGAAATTTGAAGCGCAAGGCATCCAAGTAGAGGAAATTGCTCGAACATCTGCTAAAAAGTTATAA
- the prfB gene encoding peptide chain release factor 2 (programmed frameshift), producing the protein MDISEIRQKIDANREKLASFRGSLDLEGLEEEIAILENKMTEPDFWNDNIAAQKTSQELNELKNTYNTFRKMEELQDEVEILLDFLVEDESVRDELVEQLTELDKMMTSYEMTLLLSEPYDHNNAILEIHPGSGGTEAQDWGDMLLRMYTRYGNAKGFKVEVLDYQAGDEAGIKSVTLSFEGPNAYGLLKSEMGVHRLVRISPFDSAKRRHTSFTSVEVMPELDDTIEVEIREDDIKMDTFRSGGAGGQNVNKVSTGVRLTHIPTGTVVQSTVDRTQYGNRDRAMKMLQAKLYQMEQEKKAAEVDSLKGEKKEITWGSQIRSYVFTPYTMVKDHRTSFEVAQVDKVMDGDLDGFIDAYLKWRIS; encoded by the exons ATGGACATTTCAGAAATTCGTCAAAAAATTGACGCAAATCGTGAAAAATTAGCTTCTTTCAGGGGGTCTCTT GACCTCGAAGGCTTAGAGGAAGAGATTGCCATCTTGGAGAACAAGATGACAGAACCTGATTTTTGGAACGATAATATCGCGGCCCAAAAAACGTCGCAAGAATTAAATGAATTAAAAAACACCTACAACACCTTCCGTAAGATGGAAGAGTTGCAGGATGAAGTTGAAATTTTATTGGACTTTTTAGTAGAAGACGAGTCTGTACGTGATGAGCTGGTTGAACAGTTGACAGAACTGGATAAGATGATGACCAGTTACGAAATGACGCTTCTCTTGTCAGAACCTTATGACCATAATAATGCAATCTTGGAAATTCATCCAGGTTCTGGTGGTACTGAGGCGCAGGACTGGGGCGATATGTTGCTCCGTATGTATACTCGTTATGGAAATGCCAAAGGTTTTAAAGTAGAAGTCTTGGATTACCAGGCTGGTGATGAAGCAGGTATCAAGTCGGTGACCTTGTCCTTCGAAGGTCCAAATGCTTATGGCCTACTCAAGTCGGAAATGGGTGTTCACCGTTTGGTCCGTATTTCACCATTTGACTCAGCCAAACGTCGCCATACCTCTTTTACATCTGTTGAGGTTATGCCTGAGTTAGATGATACCATCGAAGTGGAGATTCGTGAAGATGATATCAAAATGGATACCTTCCGTTCAGGTGGTGCTGGTGGACAGAACGTCAATAAGGTTTCAACTGGTGTGCGTTTGACGCACATTCCTACGGGGACAGTCGTTCAATCGACAGTCGATCGTACCCAGTATGGAAATAGAGATCGTGCTATGAAGATGTTGCAAGCTAAACTCTATCAAATGGAGCAAGAAAAGAAAGCAGCGGAAGTCGATTCCCTTAAAGGTGAGAAAAAAGAAATCACTTGGGGAAGTCAGATCCGTTCTTATGTCTTCACACCTTATACGATGGTGAAAGATCACCGTACGAGCTTTGAAGTTGCGCAGGTAGATAAGGTTATGGATGGAGATCTAGATGGTTTCATCGATGCCTATCTCAAATGGCGAATCAGCTAA
- the ftsE gene encoding cell division ATP-binding protein FtsE, with the protein MSIIEMRDVVKKYDNGTTALRGVSVTIESGEFAYIVGPSGAGKSTFIRSLYREVKVEKGSLKVAGFNLVKIKKKDIPLLRRSVGVVFQDYKLLPKKTVYENIAYAMEVIGENRRHIKKRVMEVLDLVGLKHKVRSFPNELSGGEQQRIAIARAIVNNPKVLIADEPTGNLDPDNSWEIMNLLERINLQGTTVLMATHNSQIVNTLRHRVIAIENGRVVRDEAKGEYGYDD; encoded by the coding sequence ATGTCAATTATTGAAATGCGAGATGTTGTCAAAAAATATGATAACGGGACGACTGCCTTGCGTGGCGTCTCTGTTACCATTGAATCAGGAGAGTTTGCCTACATCGTAGGACCTTCAGGAGCAGGGAAATCAACCTTTATTCGTTCCTTGTATCGCGAGGTCAAAGTCGAAAAAGGCAGTTTAAAAGTGGCAGGCTTTAATCTAGTTAAAATCAAGAAGAAAGACATCCCTCTGCTCCGTCGTAGTGTAGGGGTTGTCTTCCAGGATTATAAACTCTTGCCTAAGAAAACCGTTTATGAGAATATTGCTTACGCAATGGAAGTTATTGGTGAGAACCGTCGTCATATTAAGAAACGTGTTATGGAAGTTTTGGACCTAGTTGGTTTGAAACACAAGGTTCGCTCTTTCCCTAATGAACTCTCAGGTGGAGAGCAGCAACGGATTGCGATTGCCCGCGCGATTGTCAACAATCCAAAAGTCTTGATTGCCGATGAGCCGACAGGAAACTTGGACCCAGATAATTCTTGGGAAATTATGAATCTGTTGGAACGCATCAATCTCCAAGGTACTACAGTATTGATGGCTACCCATAATAGCCAGATTGTAAATACCTTGCGCCACCGTGTCATTGCCATTGAAAATGGCCGTGTCGTTCGTGACGAAGCAAAAGGAGAATATGGATACGATGATTAG
- the ftsX gene encoding permease-like cell division protein FtsX: MISRFFRHLFESLKSLKRNGWMTVAAVSSVMITLTLVALFASVIFNTAKLATDIENNVRVMVYIRKDVADNSETIEKEGQTVTNNDYHKVYDALKAMQGVKNVTFSSKEEQYQKLTETMGDDWKVFEGDANPLYDAYIVDTNTPSDVKTVAEEAKKIEGVSEVQDGGANTQRLFELASFIRVWGLVIAGLLIFIAVFLISNTIRITIISRSREIQIMRLVGAKNGYIRGPFLLEGAFIGLLGAAIPSVLVFFVYNMVYQSVNKSLVGQNLSMITPDVFIPLMTVLLFVIGIFIGAIGSGISMRRFLKI; encoded by the coding sequence ATGATTAGTAGATTTTTTCGCCATTTATTTGAATCATTAAAAAGTTTAAAACGAAATGGCTGGATGACAGTAGCAGCTGTGAGCTCGGTTATGATTACTTTGACTCTAGTTGCCCTGTTTGCATCCGTAATTTTTAATACAGCGAAACTGGCTACCGATATTGAAAACAACGTTCGTGTCATGGTTTACATTCGTAAGGATGTGGCGGATAATAGTGAAACGATTGAAAAAGAAGGTCAGACAGTTACCAATAATGACTATCACAAGGTTTATGATGCCTTAAAAGCCATGCAAGGTGTTAAGAATGTCACTTTTTCAAGCAAGGAAGAGCAGTATCAAAAATTGACTGAAACGATGGGAGACGATTGGAAGGTCTTTGAAGGAGACGCCAACCCACTCTATGATGCCTATATCGTTGATACTAATACTCCGAGTGATGTTAAAACGGTGGCTGAAGAAGCTAAGAAAATTGAGGGAGTATCAGAAGTTCAAGATGGTGGAGCCAACACTCAACGACTCTTTGAACTGGCTTCCTTTATCCGTGTTTGGGGATTGGTTATTGCAGGGCTCTTGATTTTTATCGCAGTCTTCCTCATTTCCAATACCATCCGTATTACCATTATTTCTCGGAGCCGTGAAATTCAAATCATGCGTCTAGTAGGAGCTAAAAATGGCTATATTCGTGGTCCATTCTTGCTAGAAGGTGCCTTTATCGGCTTACTAGGTGCAGCGATTCCTTCAGTCCTTGTATTCTTTGTTTATAATATGGTTTATCAATCTGTCAATAAATCTTTGGTGGGGCAAAACTTGTCAATGATTACACCAGATGTGTTTATCCCTTTGATGACAGTCCTATTGTTTGTAATTGGTATTTTCATTGGGGCAATCGGATCAGGCATTTCTATGCGTCGATTCTTGAAGATCTAG
- a CDS encoding PTS transporter subunit IIBC — MMKATFKNVLSFEFWQKFGKALMVVIAVMPAAGLMISIGKSLAMIDPNLAPLVITGGVLEQIGWGVIGNLHILFALAIGGSWAKERAGGAFAAGLAFILINRITGTIFGVSGDMLKNPEAMVTTFFGGSIKVADYFISVLEAPALNMGVFVGIISGFVGATAYNKYYNYRKLPDALSFFNGKRFVPFVVILRSAIAAIVLAAFWPVVQTGINSFGIWIANSQETAPVLAPFLYGTLERLLLPFGLHHMLTIPMNYTALGGTYDILTGAAKGTQVFGQDPLWLAWVTDLVNLKGTDASHYQQLLDTVHPARFKVGQMIGSFGILMGVIVAIYRNVDADKKHQYKGMMIATALATFLTGVTEPIEYMFMFIATPLYLVYAVVQGAAFAMADIVHLRVHSFGSIEFLTRTPLAINAGIGMDIVNFIWVTVLFAVIMYFIANFMIQKFNYATPGRNGNYETAEGASEGAASGETKVAAASQAVNIINLLGGRANIVDVDACMTRLRVTVKDADRVGTEEEWKAEGAMGLVMKGQGVQAIYGPKADVLKSDIQDILDSGEIIPETLPSQMTEAQQNTVHFKGVTEEVYSVADGQVIALEQVKDPVFAQKMMGDGFAVEPANGNIVSPVTGTVSSIFPTKHALGLVTEAGLEVLVHIGLDTVSLEGKPFTVHVAEGQKVAAGDLLVTADLDAIRAAGRETSTVVVFTNGDVLKSVKLEQTGSLAAKTAVAKVEL, encoded by the coding sequence ATGATGAAAGCTACATTCAAAAATGTCTTGTCTTTCGAGTTTTGGCAGAAATTCGGTAAGGCTTTGATGGTGGTTATCGCGGTTATGCCAGCCGCTGGATTGATGATTTCAATCGGTAAGTCACTTGCAATGATTGACCCAAACCTTGCTCCCCTAGTTATTACTGGTGGCGTACTAGAGCAAATTGGTTGGGGGGTTATCGGTAACCTTCATATTTTGTTTGCCCTCGCTATTGGAGGAAGCTGGGCTAAAGAGCGCGCTGGTGGTGCTTTCGCCGCTGGTCTTGCCTTCATCTTGATTAACCGTATCACTGGTACAATCTTTGGTGTATCAGGTGATATGTTGAAAAACCCTGAGGCTATGGTAACTACTTTCTTTGGTGGTTCAATCAAAGTTGCTGATTACTTTATCAGTGTTCTTGAAGCACCAGCCCTTAACATGGGTGTATTCGTAGGGATTATCTCAGGTTTTGTAGGGGCAACTGCCTATAACAAATACTACAACTACCGTAAACTTCCAGACGCACTTTCATTCTTTAATGGAAAACGTTTTGTACCGTTTGTTGTTATTCTTCGTTCAGCTATTGCAGCAATTGTACTTGCAGCTTTCTGGCCAGTAGTTCAAACAGGTATCAATAGCTTTGGTATCTGGATTGCCAACTCACAAGAAACTGCGCCAGTTCTCGCACCATTCTTGTATGGTACCTTGGAACGTTTGCTCTTGCCATTTGGTCTTCACCATATGTTGACTATCCCAATGAACTACACAGCTCTTGGTGGTACTTATGACATTTTAACTGGTGCAGCTAAAGGTACTCAAGTATTTGGTCAAGACCCACTATGGCTTGCATGGGTAACAGACCTTGTTAACCTTAAAGGTACAGATGCAAGTCACTACCAACAATTGTTAGATACTGTTCACCCAGCTCGTTTCAAAGTTGGACAAATGATCGGTTCATTCGGTATTTTGATGGGTGTGATCGTGGCTATCTACCGTAATGTCGATGCTGATAAGAAACATCAATATAAAGGTATGATGATTGCGACAGCTCTTGCAACATTCTTGACAGGGGTTACTGAACCAATCGAGTATATGTTCATGTTCATCGCAACACCGCTTTACCTTGTTTATGCAGTAGTTCAAGGTGCTGCCTTTGCTATGGCAGATATTGTTCACCTTCGTGTCCACTCATTCGGTTCAATTGAATTCTTGACTCGTACACCACTAGCAATTAATGCTGGTATTGGTATGGATATCGTTAACTTTATCTGGGTAACTGTTCTCTTTGCTGTAATCATGTACTTTATCGCAAACTTCATGATTCAAAAATTCAACTATGCAACCCCAGGACGTAACGGAAACTATGAAACTGCTGAAGGAGCTTCAGAAGGAGCTGCTTCAGGTGAAACAAAAGTTGCAGCTGCTTCTCAAGCTGTAAATATCATTAACCTTCTTGGTGGACGTGCAAACATCGTTGATGTGGATGCATGTATGACTCGTCTTCGTGTAACTGTTAAAGATGCAGATCGTGTTGGTACTGAGGAAGAATGGAAAGCTGAAGGGGCTATGGGACTTGTCATGAAAGGACAAGGTGTCCAAGCTATCTACGGACCAAAAGCTGACGTGTTGAAATCTGATATCCAAGATATCCTTGATTCAGGTGAAATCATTCCTGAAACTCTTCCAAGTCAAATGACAGAAGCTCAACAAAATACTGTACATTTCAAGGGTGTAACTGAGGAAGTTTACTCAGTAGCTGATGGTCAAGTCATTGCCTTGGAACAAGTGAAAGACCCAGTTTTTGCTCAAAAAATGATGGGTGACGGATTTGCGGTAGAACCAGCAAATGGAAATATCGTATCTCCAGTTACAGGTACTGTATCAAGTATCTTCCCTACAAAACATGCTCTTGGTCTTGTGACTGAAGCAGGTCTTGAAGTACTTGTTCACATCGGTTTAGATACTGTAAGCCTTGAAGGAAAACCATTCACAGTTCACGTAGCTGAAGGACAAAAGGTTGCTGCTGGTGATCTTCTTGTTACAGCTGACTTGGATGCTATCCGTGCAGCAGGTCGTGAAACTTCAACAGTGGTTGTCTTCACAAATGGAGATGTTCTCAAATCTGTTAAATTAGAACAAACTGGTTCTCTTGCAGCTAAAACAGCAGTTGCTAAAGTAGAATTGTAA